A portion of the Rhodanobacter sp. AS-Z3 genome contains these proteins:
- a CDS encoding histidine kinase: protein MPEITPRRALRGPAEQSLLPDFCRLPALFAMFVVGALTVTVMWLAADNPRNWSTYSVSMLFVTWLVLVIAVLLCKLRPWLQRLPGHLPYVGVWLLILLIVLLASLVAHWFDGAQQMGMIKSGTTDFTRDNLVIAALLGAAMLRYFYVLAQWQARLAAVTRAQVEALQARIRPHFLFNSMNTVAALIRVDPAAAERTVEDLCDLFRAALGQHDNADGTLGEELALVERYLAIEQLRLGERLRVTRELQDLPAEFPLPRLLLQPLVENAVRHGIQPLREGGEVILRGRREGNGVRIEIINPLPDTPAVGGNGHGLSNVRQRVAWRYGPQARVIAAARGDRFEVLLQLPGDPP from the coding sequence ATGCCCGAAATCACGCCCCGCCGCGCCTTGCGCGGCCCCGCCGAACAAAGCCTGCTGCCGGACTTCTGCCGGTTGCCGGCGTTGTTTGCGATGTTCGTGGTCGGCGCGCTGACCGTCACCGTGATGTGGCTGGCTGCTGACAATCCGCGCAACTGGTCGACCTATAGCGTGAGCATGTTGTTCGTCACCTGGCTGGTGCTGGTGATCGCCGTGCTGCTGTGCAAGCTGCGACCGTGGCTGCAACGGCTGCCGGGCCATCTGCCGTATGTCGGCGTGTGGCTGCTGATCCTGCTGATCGTGTTGCTCGCCAGCCTGGTCGCACACTGGTTCGACGGTGCGCAGCAAATGGGCATGATCAAGAGCGGTACAACGGACTTCACCCGCGACAACCTGGTGATTGCGGCCCTGCTCGGCGCGGCGATGCTGCGTTACTTCTACGTGCTGGCGCAGTGGCAGGCGCGACTGGCTGCGGTAACGCGCGCGCAAGTGGAGGCGCTGCAGGCGCGCATTCGCCCGCACTTCCTGTTCAACAGCATGAACACAGTGGCCGCACTGATCCGCGTCGATCCGGCGGCCGCCGAGCGCACGGTCGAGGATTTATGCGATCTGTTCCGCGCTGCGCTGGGCCAGCACGACAACGCCGACGGCACGCTGGGCGAAGAACTGGCACTGGTCGAACGCTATCTGGCGATCGAACAACTGCGCCTTGGCGAGCGGCTGCGAGTGACCCGCGAACTGCAGGACCTGCCGGCCGAGTTCCCGCTGCCGCGACTGCTGCTGCAACCGCTGGTGGAGAACGCCGTGCGCCACGGCATCCAGCCATTGCGCGAGGGCGGCGAGGTGATTTTGCGCGGTCGTCGTGAAGGCAACGGTGTGCGCATCGAAATCATCAATCCCCTGCCGGACACGCCAGCGGTGGGCGGCAATGGCCACGGCCTGAGCAACGTGCGCCAGCGCGTGGCGTGGCGCTACGGACCGCAGGCCAGGGTGATCGCGGCTGCCCGCGGCGATCGCTTCGAGGTGCTGCTGCAACTGCCCGGAGATCCGCCATGA